One genomic segment of Arcobacter porcinus includes these proteins:
- the pdxH gene encoding pyridoxamine 5'-phosphate oxidase: MECNLDLKNIRGKYTTKDFDIKDLDSNPFKQFEVWFNNAIEEKLLEPNAFSLATCGKDMMPSIRTVLLKIFDEKGFVFFTNYDSKKSKQISENDQAAALFTWLALERQVKIEGKVERISKTESLKYFLSRPKGSQLGAWVSRQSEVISSRALLEQKFDEMKRKFLNKEIPFPSFWGGYIIKPIRIEFWQGGEDRLHDRFLYEKDDKGDWSIKRLAP, encoded by the coding sequence ATGGAGTGTAACTTGGACTTAAAAAATATAAGAGGAAAATATACTACAAAAGATTTTGATATAAAAGATTTAGATTCAAATCCTTTTAAACAGTTCGAAGTATGGTTTAATAATGCAATAGAAGAGAAACTTTTAGAACCAAATGCTTTTAGCTTAGCAACTTGCGGAAAAGATATGATGCCTAGTATAAGAACTGTCTTACTAAAAATATTTGATGAAAAAGGCTTTGTTTTTTTTACAAATTATGATAGTAAAAAATCAAAACAAATTTCAGAAAATGATCAAGCCGCTGCTCTATTTACTTGGTTAGCTCTTGAAAGACAAGTAAAAATTGAAGGTAAAGTTGAAAGAATTTCAAAAACTGAATCTTTGAAATATTTTTTATCTCGTCCAAAAGGTAGCCAACTTGGGGCTTGGGTTTCAAGACAAAGTGAAGTTATAAGTTCAAGAGCACTTCTTGAACAAAAATTTGATGAGATGAAAAGAAAATTTTTAAATAAAGAGATTCCATTTCCATCTTTTTGGGGTGGTTATATAATAAAGCCTATTAGAATAGAGTTTTGGCAAGGTGGAGAAGATAGACTTCATGATAGATTTTTATATGAAAAAGATGATAAAGGAGATTGGAGTATAAAAAGATTAGCTCCATAA
- a CDS encoding sensor domain-containing diguanylate cyclase: protein MFINRVFLKYFLILSIPFILIFTLFIYDLNNSEIFSNKEIIIVLITISSILYSLLIFFLERVVRAEQKLFFEARKHQNIYKTLNIINKTLLKFKSKEEAFLEVSDILIKNSDISFSFIYDIEKKEIITKQSPQKDFIEKRSTHIDFEKESLILKVIKNGQSIIVNNLKEEKNSIFSGHTEEFNLNSLLSIPIKMFDKNVGFLIIYSKHKYFFDEDIKDIFEKLAFDITTLLETLELKAEKKAQEDELRLTSYTFEASSVPMIITDRRNNIIKVNKAFSKIMGYSKDELLGQNPRIFKSAHQTMDKAKELWTKLLDKGHHSLEVYNKKADGSLIALRSAITVLRDTNGKITNYFGQYMDISEQKDKEKVLQYQATHDNLTGLPNRLLLTDRIEHAITRTVRHKIYGGLIFIDLDNFKEVNDTLGHDLGDVLLVTVAKKIKSSVREEDTVARIGGDEFIVLLDNIGNNSNDARRNIDFIARKIKDSLNSITHIEGHKNVSTPSIGITLFNDASVTVQDIIKQADTAMYSAKKQGKNAIEFF from the coding sequence ATGTTTATAAATAGAGTATTTTTAAAATATTTTTTAATACTTTCTATTCCATTTATATTGATTTTCACTCTATTTATATATGATTTGAATAATAGTGAAATATTTTCAAATAAAGAGATAATAATAGTTTTAATAACTATAAGTTCTATATTATATTCTCTTTTAATATTTTTTTTAGAAAGAGTAGTAAGAGCAGAACAAAAACTTTTTTTTGAAGCTAGAAAACATCAAAATATATATAAAACACTAAATATAATAAATAAAACTTTACTAAAGTTTAAAAGTAAAGAGGAAGCTTTTTTAGAAGTTTCAGATATATTAATAAAAAATAGTGATATCTCTTTTAGTTTTATATACGATATTGAAAAAAAAGAGATAATAACTAAACAAAGTCCACAAAAAGATTTTATTGAAAAAAGGTCAACTCATATTGATTTTGAGAAAGAGAGTTTAATTCTTAAAGTTATAAAAAATGGTCAAAGTATTATTGTAAATAATCTAAAAGAGGAAAAAAACTCTATTTTTTCAGGACATACAGAAGAGTTTAATCTAAACTCATTACTCTCTATTCCAATAAAAATGTTTGATAAAAATGTTGGTTTTTTAATAATTTATTCAAAACATAAATATTTTTTTGATGAAGATATTAAAGATATTTTTGAAAAACTAGCTTTTGATATTACAACACTATTAGAAACATTAGAGTTAAAAGCAGAGAAAAAAGCTCAAGAAGATGAATTAAGACTTACATCATATACATTTGAAGCATCTTCTGTGCCTATGATAATTACAGATAGAAGAAATAATATTATAAAAGTAAATAAAGCATTTTCAAAAATTATGGGATATTCAAAAGATGAACTTTTGGGACAAAATCCAAGAATATTTAAATCTGCACATCAAACAATGGATAAAGCCAAAGAATTATGGACAAAACTTTTAGATAAAGGGCATCATAGTTTAGAAGTTTATAACAAAAAAGCAGATGGAAGTTTAATTGCATTAAGAAGTGCAATTACGGTATTAAGAGATACAAATGGAAAAATAACAAACTATTTTGGGCAATATATGGATATTAGTGAGCAAAAAGATAAAGAGAAAGTTCTTCAATATCAAGCAACTCATGATAATTTAACTGGACTTCCAAATAGATTGCTTTTAACTGATAGAATAGAACACGCAATTACAAGAACAGTAAGACATAAGATCTATGGTGGACTTATATTTATTGATTTAGATAATTTCAAAGAGGTAAATGATACTTTAGGTCATGATTTAGGAGATGTTCTTCTTGTAACTGTTGCTAAAAAGATAAAATCTAGTGTAAGAGAAGAGGATACTGTTGCTAGAATTGGTGGAGATGAGTTTATAGTTTTACTTGATAATATTGGAAACAATAGTAATGATGCAAGAAGAAATATTGATTTCATTGCAAGAAAAATTAAAGATTCATTAAATAGTATAACTCATATTGAAGGGCATAAAAATGTATCAACTCCAAGTATTGGGATTACACTATTTAATGATGCAAGTGTAACAGTTCAAGATATTATAAAACAAGCAGATACTGCTATGTATAGTGCTAAAAAACAAGGAAAAAATGCAATAGAATTTTTCTAA
- the dbpA gene encoding ATP-dependent RNA helicase DbpA yields the protein MKFKELNLEKELIENLNSLGLENLTQIQEKSLEHSLKGKDLIARAKTGSGKTLSFCIPLIQNLNKNRFRVQSLILAPTRELANQIASNLREYIRFIPNIKVLTLCGGVPFKPQVASLYHEAHIIVGTTGRVLKHIKEGNLKLEEVNTFILDEADKMLDMGFYDDIMDIDKLLPKNRQTLLFSATYEENIKNLSNSITKDAFFVEVENEEKNKILQVFYEVNRFEKNRQIEKIIKQYEAKSTIIFCNQKQTCEVLADELYKNGLDVLTMHSDLEQKDRDETLTLFSNQSYPILIASDVASRGIDIADVDLVINYDIALNEKIHTHRIGRTARAGNGGIAVTFYEENEYERVDLVKNIFDDIKFNDIKDIKQNSDYKIDSSFRTIFINGGKKDKLRKADILGSLTAGINLNKEDVGRIDIFTFCSYVAINKDKLNVVLEKLPNNRIKGKYYKIYEK from the coding sequence GTGAAGTTTAAAGAGTTAAATTTAGAAAAAGAGTTAATAGAAAATCTTAACTCTTTAGGATTAGAAAATCTTACACAAATTCAAGAAAAGAGTTTAGAGCATAGTTTAAAAGGCAAAGATTTAATAGCAAGAGCAAAAACAGGAAGTGGAAAAACTTTGAGTTTTTGTATTCCTTTAATACAAAATCTAAATAAAAATAGATTTAGAGTTCAATCTTTAATATTGGCTCCAACAAGAGAATTAGCAAATCAAATAGCAAGTAATCTAAGAGAATATATAAGGTTTATTCCAAATATAAAAGTACTTACTTTATGTGGAGGAGTTCCTTTTAAACCTCAAGTCGCTTCTTTATATCACGAAGCACATATTATTGTAGGAACAACAGGAAGAGTTTTAAAACATATAAAAGAGGGAAATTTAAAATTAGAAGAGGTAAATACTTTTATTCTTGATGAAGCTGATAAAATGCTTGATATGGGTTTTTATGATGATATTATGGATATAGATAAGCTTTTACCAAAAAATAGACAAACTTTACTTTTCTCTGCAACTTATGAAGAAAATATAAAAAATCTTTCAAATAGTATTACAAAAGATGCTTTTTTTGTTGAAGTTGAAAATGAAGAAAAAAATAAAATTTTACAAGTTTTTTATGAAGTAAATAGATTTGAAAAAAATAGACAAATAGAGAAAATAATCAAGCAATATGAAGCAAAAAGTACAATAATTTTTTGTAATCAAAAGCAAACTTGCGAAGTTTTAGCAGATGAATTATATAAAAATGGTTTAGATGTTTTAACTATGCATAGTGATTTGGAACAAAAAGATAGAGATGAAACTTTAACTTTGTTTTCAAATCAAAGTTATCCAATTTTAATTGCAAGTGATGTTGCAAGTAGAGGAATTGATATTGCTGATGTTGATTTAGTTATAAATTATGATATTGCTTTAAATGAAAAAATACATACACATAGAATTGGAAGAACAGCTCGTGCTGGAAATGGTGGAATTGCTGTAACTTTTTATGAAGAAAATGAGTATGAAAGAGTAGATTTAGTTAAAAATATTTTTGATGATATTAAATTTAATGATATTAAAGATATAAAACAAAATAGTGATTATAAAATAGATTCAAGTTTTAGAACAATTTTTATCAATGGTGGGAAAAAAGATAAACTTAGAAAAGCTGATATTTTGGGAAGTTTAACAGCTGGAATTAATTTAAACAAAGAGGATGTAGGAAGAATCGATATTTTTACTTTTTGCTCATATGTAGCAATAAATAAAGATAAATTGAATGTAGTTTTAGAAAAATTACCAAATAATAGAATTAAAGGTAAATATTACAAGATATATGAAAAATAG
- a CDS encoding DedA family protein, translating to MEQFIQDWGYVALFLYSFGGGFLALAIAGAFSYAGDLNIFITIIVAAISNIIGSQFLFFMARNNKNYAEDMMNKHKRKVALVQLLFKKYGSFIIIIQKYIYGIKTLVPLVMGISDYSSVKFTILNSIASVLWAIIIGYLSYIAGELLLSYADDFKYIGLITVVIVLTILIFSFRPKKKRRRANKSEV from the coding sequence ATGGAACAGTTTATCCAAGATTGGGGCTATGTTGCTCTATTTTTATACTCTTTTGGTGGTGGATTTTTAGCACTTGCAATTGCAGGAGCATTCTCTTACGCAGGAGATTTAAATATATTTATTACAATTATTGTTGCTGCTATTTCAAATATTATTGGTAGTCAGTTTCTGTTTTTTATGGCAAGAAACAATAAAAACTATGCAGAAGATATGATGAACAAACATAAAAGAAAGGTTGCTTTAGTTCAACTTTTATTTAAAAAGTATGGTTCATTTATAATTATAATTCAAAAGTATATCTATGGAATCAAAACTTTAGTTCCTTTGGTTATGGGAATTTCTGATTATAGTAGTGTAAAATTTACTATATTAAATAGTATTGCATCGGTTTTATGGGCAATTATTATTGGATATTTAAGTTATATAGCAGGTGAATTGCTACTAAGTTATGCAGATGATTTTAAATATATAGGATTAATAACAGTTGTTATAGTTTTAACAATACTAATTTTTAGTTTTAGACCAAAGAAAAAAAGAAGAAGAGCAAATAAAAGTGAAGTTTAA
- the htpG gene encoding molecular chaperone HtpG, producing MAKHQFQTEVGQLLNLMTHSLYSNKEIFIRELVSNSSDAIDKLNYLRLTDEKLKEQFASWSGAINIFFDEKDKSITLVDNGIGMNDEDMIASIGTIAKSGTKSFIEALTGDAKKDSNLIGQFGVGFYSVFMVADKVDVISKKAGEDIAYKWSSNGTGEFDLAPCTKETNGTVIYIKLKDEEVSEFASKYRIKNIVEKYSNHIAYPIFLNYDEEVTQEQSEEDKKAGKEAVKTVEKRHEQINAATALWTQSKSKLKDEDYNNFYKTISQDSNDPMLTIHTKTEGVNEYTTLFYIPQNAPFDMYRADYQSGIKLYVKRVFITDDDKELLPTYLRFVRGIIDSEDLPLNVSREILQENRILANIKQSSVKKILSEIKKLSKDEEKYEKFISQYIRALKEGVYQDYTNKDSILELLRYKSTADDKKMTSLEDYKQRADSEQKAIYYIIGENEKVLRNSPLLESYKKNNIEVLILDDKEIDEIITPAIGAFKEWEFKDITTCEAPKVEIDEAEKKEQDEKYQDLLGKIKDKLKDEVKEVKITNRLNDYASCITKDSQDAQMAAMAHMFRQMGQDVPEVKPVLEINPNHEIVQKLNLTKDEELIEDISWILLDLAKISDGDDVSDRVAFTQRLTKITSKAI from the coding sequence ATGGCAAAACATCAATTTCAAACAGAAGTAGGACAATTATTAAACTTAATGACACACTCTTTATATTCAAATAAAGAGATTTTTATAAGAGAACTTGTATCAAACTCAAGTGATGCAATAGATAAATTAAATTATCTAAGACTTACAGATGAGAAGTTAAAAGAGCAGTTTGCATCTTGGAGTGGAGCTATAAATATATTTTTTGATGAGAAAGATAAATCTATTACATTAGTTGATAATGGTATTGGAATGAATGATGAAGATATGATAGCTTCAATTGGAACAATTGCAAAATCTGGTACAAAATCATTTATTGAAGCACTTACAGGAGATGCAAAAAAAGATTCAAATCTTATTGGTCAATTTGGAGTAGGATTTTATTCTGTATTTATGGTTGCAGACAAAGTAGATGTAATATCTAAAAAAGCTGGAGAAGATATTGCATATAAATGGTCTTCAAATGGAACAGGAGAGTTTGATTTAGCACCTTGTACAAAAGAGACAAATGGAACAGTTATTTATATCAAACTTAAAGATGAAGAGGTAAGTGAGTTTGCAAGTAAATATAGAATTAAAAATATAGTTGAAAAATATTCAAATCATATTGCATATCCAATTTTCTTAAATTATGACGAAGAAGTAACGCAAGAGCAAAGTGAAGAAGATAAAAAAGCTGGAAAAGAAGCAGTTAAAACAGTAGAAAAAAGACATGAACAGATAAATGCTGCAACAGCTCTTTGGACACAAAGTAAATCAAAACTAAAAGATGAAGACTATAATAATTTCTATAAAACAATTTCTCAAGATTCAAATGATCCAATGCTTACAATTCATACAAAAACAGAAGGTGTGAATGAATATACAACACTATTTTATATTCCACAAAATGCTCCTTTTGATATGTATAGAGCAGATTATCAAAGTGGAATTAAATTATATGTAAAAAGAGTATTTATAACTGATGATGATAAAGAGTTACTTCCAACTTATTTAAGATTTGTAAGAGGAATTATAGATAGTGAAGATTTACCTTTAAATGTAAGTAGAGAAATTTTACAAGAAAATAGAATCTTAGCAAATATTAAACAATCAAGTGTGAAAAAGATTTTAAGTGAAATCAAAAAACTTTCAAAAGATGAAGAGAAATATGAGAAATTTATATCTCAATATATAAGAGCTTTAAAAGAGGGGGTTTATCAAGATTATACAAATAAAGATTCGATTTTAGAACTTTTAAGATATAAATCAACAGCAGATGATAAAAAAATGACTTCTCTTGAAGATTATAAACAAAGAGCTGATAGTGAGCAAAAAGCTATATATTATATTATTGGTGAAAATGAAAAAGTATTAAGAAACTCTCCTTTACTTGAAAGTTATAAGAAAAACAATATAGAAGTTTTAATCTTAGATGATAAAGAGATTGATGAGATTATAACTCCAGCTATTGGAGCATTTAAAGAGTGGGAATTTAAAGATATTACAACTTGTGAAGCTCCAAAAGTTGAGATAGATGAAGCAGAAAAAAAAGAGCAAGATGAAAAATACCAAGATTTACTAGGAAAAATAAAAGATAAATTAAAAGATGAGGTAAAAGAGGTAAAAATCACAAATAGATTAAATGATTATGCTTCTTGTATAACAAAAGATAGTCAAGATGCACAAATGGCAGCTATGGCTCATATGTTTAGACAAATGGGACAAGATGTTCCTGAAGTTAAACCAGTTTTAGAGATAAATCCAAATCATGAAATTGTACAAAAATTAAATCTTACAAAAGATGAAGAGTTGATAGAAGATATCTCTTGGATTTTACTTGACTTAGCAAAAATAAGTGATGGAGATGATGTAAGCGATAGAGTTGCATTTACTCAAAGACTTACAAAAATTACTTCAAAAGCTATCTAA
- a CDS encoding acyltransferase family protein has protein sequence MIKAYRSELDGLRAIAVLSVLIYHSNLTFKGIPLFSGGFLGVDIFFVLSGFLITGILIDKSPTLLQFYKSRVDRIYPALLLMLFLSCIFAYIYLIPSDLLNFREQLKGAVAFFSNYIFMYEDSYIADSSQYKVLLHTWSLGVEWQYYLIFPFIIYGIKIFFKEQFEQILIILFAMSFFYCLYLMKINNTFAFYSTPARVWELFAGGIVFLISKHLKDSRSDNILSAFGLVIIAYCLIFFKDTDAHPGFVSLIAVFGTTLFILFTKENSFIYKMATLRISIFFGVISYSLYLYHQPILVFYRFSYGEIGNKVFIALFAVMILISYLSYRFFENPIRRSKNNKKYLILLFFVLFIIAFYKGAKYTNGYEFRQSQEVRETLKHFEEKEWIRLKSDIKGYEFSGKEIESCNRRVPMTACIFKSDENSRKIVILGDSYSGVFSYILSEYKPKIYLVALNYSASPILSDPIWVNKNYPELWEINKERWKILEKMKPTNILVGTNFNQFNNGKKSIDNFKFGEKNLEEKVPKEEVYKSFRKSIEKLISFGHNPIILLQPPKPNQDIAKEMKRKTLNLYFKEEWDAVPTTNIDNEVREALKGLNVTFIDLNAKMCKENKCLTFNKNGGLYNGGQHLSYFGAQLFVDDIIKVLK, from the coding sequence TTGATTAAGGCATATAGAAGTGAACTTGATGGATTAAGAGCAATTGCAGTTTTATCTGTACTTATTTATCATTCAAATTTAACATTTAAAGGAATACCTTTATTTTCTGGTGGTTTCTTAGGGGTTGATATATTTTTTGTATTATCGGGATTTTTGATTACTGGTATTTTAATAGATAAATCACCAACACTCTTACAATTTTATAAAAGTAGAGTAGATAGAATTTATCCTGCTTTACTTTTGATGTTATTTTTATCTTGTATATTTGCTTATATATATTTGATACCTTCTGATTTATTAAATTTTAGAGAACAATTAAAAGGTGCAGTTGCATTTTTTTCCAACTATATTTTTATGTATGAAGATTCTTATATTGCAGATTCAAGTCAATATAAAGTATTACTTCATACATGGAGTTTAGGAGTTGAATGGCAATATTATTTAATATTTCCATTTATAATATATGGAATTAAAATTTTTTTTAAAGAACAATTTGAACAAATATTAATAATTTTGTTTGCTATGTCATTTTTTTATTGTTTATATTTGATGAAAATAAATAATACATTTGCTTTTTACTCTACACCTGCAAGAGTTTGGGAACTTTTTGCTGGAGGAATTGTTTTTTTAATATCAAAACATTTAAAAGATAGTAGATCTGATAATATTTTATCGGCTTTTGGTCTTGTAATAATTGCCTATTGTTTAATATTTTTCAAAGATACAGATGCACATCCTGGATTTGTAAGTTTAATAGCAGTTTTTGGAACAACTTTATTTATACTTTTTACAAAAGAGAATAGTTTTATATATAAAATGGCTACTTTAAGAATATCAATATTCTTTGGAGTAATATCTTATTCTTTATACTTATATCATCAACCAATACTTGTATTTTATAGATTTTCTTATGGAGAAATTGGAAATAAAGTTTTTATAGCTCTATTTGCAGTAATGATTTTAATATCTTATTTATCATATAGGTTTTTTGAGAATCCAATTAGAAGAAGTAAGAACAATAAAAAATATTTGATATTACTATTTTTTGTACTATTTATAATAGCTTTTTATAAGGGTGCAAAATATACAAATGGTTATGAGTTTAGACAAAGCCAAGAAGTAAGAGAAACTTTAAAACATTTTGAAGAAAAAGAATGGATAAGGTTAAAAAGTGATATAAAAGGTTATGAATTTAGTGGAAAAGAAATAGAATCTTGCAATAGAAGAGTTCCTATGACAGCATGTATCTTTAAAAGTGATGAAAATTCAAGAAAAATTGTTATATTGGGGGATTCTTATTCTGGAGTATTTAGTTATATTTTAAGTGAATATAAACCAAAAATATACTTAGTAGCTTTAAATTATAGTGCTTCCCCCATTTTATCTGATCCAATTTGGGTAAATAAAAACTATCCAGAATTATGGGAAATAAATAAAGAGAGATGGAAAATTTTAGAAAAAATGAAACCAACAAATATTTTAGTAGGCACTAATTTTAATCAGTTTAATAACGGAAAAAAATCTATAGATAATTTTAAATTTGGTGAAAAAAATCTAGAAGAAAAAGTACCAAAAGAAGAAGTTTATAAAAGTTTTAGAAAAAGTATTGAAAAACTTATCTCATTTGGACACAATCCAATAATACTTTTACAACCACCAAAACCAAATCAAGATATTGCCAAAGAGATGAAAAGAAAAACTTTAAATTTATATTTTAAAGAAGAGTGGGATGCAGTTCCAACAACAAATATTGATAATGAAGTAAGAGAAGCATTAAAAGGATTAAATGTAACATTTATTGATTTAAATGCAAAAATGTGTAAAGAAAATAAGTGTTTAACTTTTAATAAAAATGGTGGTTTATATAATGGTGGGCAACATCTGTCTTATTTTGGAGCTCAACTTTTTGTGGATGATATAATAAAAGTTTTAAAATAA